One stretch of Brachyhypopomus gauderio isolate BG-103 chromosome 10, BGAUD_0.2, whole genome shotgun sequence DNA includes these proteins:
- the srsf6a gene encoding serine and arginine rich splicing factor 6a produces the protein MPRVYIGRLSYHVREKDIQRFFSGYGKLLEVDLKNGYGFVEFEDTRDADDAVYELNGKELCGERVMVEHARGPRRDRDGYGGGGYYGGGRSGYSSRSRSGRDKYGPPVRTEYRLIVENLSSRCSWQDLKDFMRQAGEVTYADAHKERTNEGVIEFRTHSDMRRALDKLDGTDINGRKIRLVEDKPRRRRSGSGSRSRSRSRRRSRSRSRQSSRSQSNSRSRSRSRSRRHRSRSRSRHKSRSRSGRKSRSKSPSRKSRSRTQKSRSRSASRKSRSRSDDRKSRSKSTSKVKSERGSRGRSNEKSASKKSRSRSNSPTTNGNDRRAKSASRSPSPPAERSGSKSPERRSRSRSKSRSRSRSASQD, from the exons ATGCCTCGGGTGTACATTGGACGCCTGAGTTATCATGTCCGCGAAAAGGACATACAGCGGTTTTTCAGTGGATACGGAAAACTTCTTGAAGTCGATCTAAAAAATGG CTACGGGTTTGTGGAGTTTGAGGACACCCGGGACGCCGACGACGCGGTGTATGAGCTGAATGGGAAGgagctgtgtggagagagggtgatGGTGGAGCATGCCAGAGGCCCCCGGCGGGACCGCGATGGATACGGCGGGGGAGGCTATTACGGAGGCGGCCGCA GTGGTTATAGCAGCAGGAGTCGCTCGGGCAGGGATAAGTACGGCCCCCCGGTTCGCACTGAATACCGGCTCATCGTGGAGAACCTGTCCAGCCGCTGCAGCTGGCAGGACCTGAAG GATTTCATGCGGCAGGCGGGAGAGGTGACGTACGCCGATGCCCATAAAGAGCGCACAAACGAGGGGGTGATCGAGTTCCGCACCCACTCGGACATGCGCAGGGCTCTGGACAAACTGGACGGCACGGACATCAACGGCCGCAAGATCCGTCTGGTCGAGGACAAGCCGCGCAGACGACGCTCCGGCTCCGGGAGCCGATCCAG ATCCCGCAGCCGGCGTCGCTCACGTAGTAGGAGCCGACAGAGCAGCCGTTCACAGAGCAACTCGCGATCTCGCTCGAG GTCCCGGTCCCGCCGACATCGCTCCCGCTCCAGGTCCCGTCACAAGTCCCGCTCACGGTCGGGGCGCAAGTCCCGCTCCAAGTCCCCGTCTAGGAAGTCCCGCTCGCGCACCCAGAAGTCTCGTAGCAGGTCGGCCAGCCGCAAGTCTCGTTCTCGCTCCGACGACCGGAAGTCTCGCTCCAAGAGCACCTCAAAGGTGAAGTCGGAGCGCGGCTCGCGAGGCCGCTCCAACGAGAAGTCGGCCAGTAAGAAATCCCGAAGCCGCTCAAACTCTCCCACCACCAACGGGAACGACCGCCGGGCCAAATCTGCCTCTCGCTCCCCCTCACCTCCGGCAGAGAGAAGCGGCTCCAAGTCTCCCGAACGCCGTTCCCGCTCACGCTCGAAATCCAGGTCCCGCTCCAGATCTGCCTCCCAGGACTAG
- the arl6ip5b gene encoding ADP-ribosylation factor-like 6 interacting protein 5b, whose product MAAMELAPLRPWLDVFPGADRFAKPDMSDLTKWNNRIISNLLYFQTNYFAVAAVVFVIVGFMNPVGMLLGGTVVSLVFGGLVWAGENKAVVKNFKKKNPVLFVIIVMVVSYLLLTLCGGVMVFIFGITFPLLLILIHASLRLRSMKNKLENKIEGVGLKKTPMGFILELLDQQEEKINKIQDFIENKLKE is encoded by the exons ATGGCTGCGATGGAGCTCGCCCCTCTCAGACCCTGGCTGGACGTCTTCCCTGGCGCCGACCGTTTCGCCAAACCAGACATGTCAGATTTAACCAAATGGAACAACAGAATAATAAGCAATTTACTGTACTTTCAGACCAATTACTTCGCGGTGGCCGCCGTGGTATTCGTGATCGTTGG GTTTATGAACCCAGTGGGCATGTTGCTCGGTGGCACGGTGGTGTCCTTGGTCTTCGGTGGCTTGGTGTGGGCTGGAGAGAACAAGGCTGTGGTGAAGAACTTCAAGAAGAAGAACCCTGTCCTCTTTGTCATTATTGTCATGGTGGTCAGTTACCTTCTGCTCACGCTCTGTGGCGGCGTGATGGTTTtcatatttggcatcaccttcCCTTTGCTCT TGATCCTGATCCATGCCTCTCTGCGACTGCGTAGCATGAAGAACAAGCTGGAGAATAAGATTGAGGGTGTAGGGCTGAAGAAGACGCCCATGGGGTTCATTTTAGAGTTGCTAGACCAGCAAGAGGAGAAGATCAACAAGATCCAGGATTTCATTGAGAACAAACTTAAGGAGTGA
- the LOC143525197 gene encoding bifunctional apoptosis regulator-like: protein MANQPKVDDCIIELHTEEDGSDNISREAVLCHCCYDIMVDPTTLNCGHSFCRHCLALWVQTSQKMECPGCCEIFQQFPKINILLRDLVETHFPANVKKRRKDILDDPRVVLSLQAFQTPAHNGSSRGGLLPARWHPRMGMDCFFRPILIAITFVTVVFLMYHWSGGNSEVELLVKKPLTAWTVKEVAMWMENLGPWTAPYRDVFLKEQVNGRLLNALGEEDLSKPPYSIGNQLHRRAMQKEVLALQTLGSKRPQTLWEYKVVNEKKSFFLLFGLIHSPRFTILYMFLFDYHDSFLPFIHISCPSQSKTRSGDDDLFFRNLQQTPSTKQWLHFLLELCFLPYQLLADFAWDWLDVHYWTSFITIISAFLLTLQEGFMIRVHWRTTNIRKVPAMVLCHTLGMAYMGFGGILLWQLLPQFVCDCLFYWALYCNPVINTCNLIRILFPHIYH from the exons ATGGCAAACCAGCCAAAGGTGGATGACTGTATTATAGAGCTTCACACGGAGGAAGATGGCTCTGACAACATCTCGAGGGAAGCCGTCCTGTGTCACTGCTGCTATGACATCATGGTGGACCCCACCACACTGAACTGTGGACACAGCTTCTGTCGGCATTGTCTTGCTCTGTGGGTCCAGACTTCACAGAAAATGGAGTGTCCTGGATGTTGTGAGATCTTTCAACAgtttccaaaaataaacatcttGTTAAG gGATCTTGTGGAGACACATTTCCCAGCCAatgtgaagaagaggaggaaagaCATCCTGGATGACCCGAGGGTCGTGCTTTCTCTGCAGGCCTTCCAGACTCCCGCGCACAACGGCAGCAGCAGAGGCGGCCTTCTGCCCGCACGCTGGCATCCGCGGATGGGCATGGACTGCTTCTTCCGCCCCATCCTCATCGCCATCACCTTCGTCACG GTTGTGTTTTTGATGTATCACTGGAGTGGTGGGAACTCCGAGGTGGAGTTGCTGGTGAAGAAGCCTCTGACAGCGTGGACAGTGAAGGAGGTGGCCATGTGGATGGAGAACCTGGGCCCGTGGACGGCCCCCTACAGAGATGTCTTCCTGAAGGAACAGGTCAATGGCAG gttgtTGAATGCACTGGGAGAAGAGGACTTGTCAAAGCCTCCCTACAGTATAGGGAACCAGCTTCACAGGCGTGCTATGCAGAAGGAAGTTCTCGCGCTGCAGACACTGGGGTCCAAGCGCCCTCAGACCCTCTGGGAATACAAG GTGGTAAATGAGAAGAAGTCCTTCTTCCTCCTGTTTGGCCTGATTCACTCCCCACGCTTCACCAtcctctacatgttcctcttcgATTACCACGACTCTTTCCTTCCCTTCATTCACATAAGCTGTCCGTCACAGTCAAAAACCCGATCAGGGGATGACGACCTTTTCTTCCGGAATCTG CAACAGACCCCGAGCACGAAGCAATGGCTGCACTTCCTGCTGGAGCTGTGCTTCCTGCCTTACCAGTTGCTGGCTGACTTTGCGTGGGATTGGCTGGACGTTCACTACTGGACATccttcatcaccatcatcagcGCCTTCCTGCTAACCCTGCAAGAAGGATTCATGATCCGCGTCCACTGGAGAACAACTAACATCAG GAAGGTGCCAGCGATGGTGCTGTGCCACACACTGGGCATGGCCTACATGGGCTTCGGTGGGATTCTGCTGTGGCAACTCCTGCCccagtttgtgtgtgactgCCTGTTCTACTGGGCACTCTACTGCAACCCTGTCATCAACACCTGCAATCTGATCAGAATACTATTTCCACATATTTACCATtga
- the smpd2a gene encoding sphingomyelin phosphodiesterase 2a, with translation MATPRPVTLRVFSLNCWGIRFLSRKCDQRYGMIGDLLESERHDVALLQEVWSERDFLFLKRKLVSSHPHSHYFRSGVIGSGLAVFSRHCIQNALLCPYTVNGYPFMVHHGDWFGGKAVGLVILDVYGLKINVYVTHLHAEYSRNKDDYLPHRIVQSWELLQFVRHTTGSADVVIVGGDLNMHPEDLGNRLLRSYTGLRDCYTETDTFDGCEEGITLIADNHFTKKQDLIPFEKGIRIDYILIKGSGSVNIRCESMSTTKGSVPGQPFPYSDHEALTTELVMTCSEGGACCSKRNTVVSGVALNEQMDATEQACAVVKEELDHTEALRVKAMFLPAVALLLLLVHSVVLCSGGCSSLSTGLLGVVCLGLLVSGALLYIFFTMQLKALREALAQMKLSYADLQARVSGCRGSVSPLSVCSPELQREE, from the exons ATGGCAACCCCGCGTCCCGTCACACTGCGCGTCTTTTCCCTCAACTGCTG GGGGATCCGTTTTCTCAGCCGTAAATGTGATCAGCGTTATGGGATGATAGGTGATCTCCTGGAGAGCGAGCGGCATGACGTCGCGCTGCTGCAGGAG gtatggagtgagagagatttcCTTTTCCTGAAGAGAAAGCTggtctcctctcatcctcacagtCACTACTTCAGAAG TGGGGTGATTGGCAGCGGGCTGGCCGTGTTCTCCAGACACTGCATCCAGAATGCACTGCTCTGTCCATACACTGTCAATGGATACCCTTTCATG GTGCACCACGGTGACTGGTTTGGAGGAAAAGCTGTTGGGTTGGTCATTCTGGACGTGTATGGGCTGAAGATAAATGTCTACGTAACACAC TTACATGCAGAATACTCCAGGAATAAAGATGACTACCTACCTCACAGAATAGTGCAATCATGGGAACTCCTGCAGTTTGTACG TCACACAACAGGTAGTGCAGATGTGGTGATTGTTGGTGGAGATCTGAACATGCACCCAGAGGACCTGGGGAACCGCCTCCTCCGATCTTATACGGGACTCCGAGACTGCTACACGGAGACTGACACGTTTGAT GGCTGTGAAGAAGGCATTACACTAATAGCTGACAACCACTTCACCAAAAAGCAGGACCTTATTCCCTTTGAGAAAGGCATCAGAATTGACTACATACTCATCAAG GGCTCAGGAAGTGTAAATATTAGATGTGAGTCGATGTCTACCACCAAGGGCTCGGTGCCCGGTCAACCCTTCCCCTACTCGGACCATGAGGCTCTCACCACAGAGCTGGTCATGACGTGCTCAGAAGGAGGAGCCTGTTGCAGCAAGAGGAACACAGTGGTCAGCG GAGTGGCACTGAACGAGCAGATGGATGCAACAGAGCAGGCGTGTGCCGTTgtgaaggaggagctggaccacaCCGAGGCCCTGCGGGTGAAGGCCATGTTTCTGCCCGCCGTGGCTCTGCTTCTGCTGCTGGTGCACTCGGTGGTCCTCTGTTCTGGCGgctgctcctccctctccacggGGCTGCTGGGAGTGGTGTGTCTGGGGCTCCTGGTGTCAGGAGCCCTCCTCTACATCTTCTTCACCATGCAGCTCAAAGCTCTGCGAGAGGCCCTGGCCCAGATGAAATTGAGCTACGCCGACCTCCAGGCTAGGGTCTCTGGGTGCAGGGGGTCCGTGTCCCCTCTGTCCGTCTGCTCTCCGGAGCTCCAGCGAGAAGAATAG